The following coding sequences are from one Pelagovum sp. HNIBRBA483 window:
- a CDS encoding DegT/DnrJ/EryC1/StrS family aminotransferase translates to MTEIFTGSFTQQEPIPEDGIAAALGVMKSGRLHRYNTIDGEIAQTALLEEEFAAQTGASYCLAVASGGYAMTTALRASGVEPGDAVLTNAFTLAPVPGAIAAVGGRPIFVGVTEGLVIDLDDLEEKIDQANVLLLSHMRGHICDMERLMQICDDAGVTVIEDCAHTMGADWNGVPSGRWGKFGCYSTQTYKHVNSGEGGFLITDDEEGMARAIILSGSYMLYERHRAAPSREVFEQVKYVTPNISGRMDNLRAAILRPQIKDLPRQCQRWNALYKVVEEGLRNTPGLAIVERPEKEGYVASSIQFLLPHWAPEAVQDFLKGCAARGVELKWFGGAEPVGFTSRYDSWRYAESAPMPRTDSVLAGLIDMRLPLTFSIEDCALIARIIRDEAMARHAAAAQ, encoded by the coding sequence ATGACAGAGATATTCACAGGCAGTTTCACCCAGCAGGAGCCGATTCCCGAGGACGGGATCGCGGCGGCGTTGGGGGTGATGAAAAGCGGTCGACTGCACCGCTATAACACAATTGACGGCGAGATCGCGCAGACGGCGTTGCTCGAAGAGGAATTTGCGGCGCAAACCGGCGCATCCTACTGCCTTGCAGTTGCATCCGGCGGCTATGCGATGACCACGGCGCTGCGCGCCAGTGGCGTTGAGCCGGGGGATGCGGTGCTGACGAATGCATTCACGCTGGCACCGGTGCCGGGAGCAATTGCGGCTGTCGGTGGGCGCCCGATTTTTGTGGGCGTGACAGAGGGGTTAGTGATCGACCTCGATGATCTTGAAGAAAAGATCGACCAGGCGAATGTTCTGCTGTTGTCGCATATGCGGGGCCATATCTGTGATATGGAACGGCTCATGCAGATCTGTGACGACGCCGGTGTGACGGTGATCGAGGATTGTGCGCACACGATGGGCGCGGACTGGAACGGCGTGCCCTCAGGGCGGTGGGGCAAGTTCGGGTGCTATTCGACCCAGACCTATAAGCATGTGAACTCAGGTGAGGGGGGCTTCCTCATTACGGATGACGAAGAAGGCATGGCGCGGGCTATCATCCTCTCTGGCAGCTATATGCTCTACGAACGCCACCGTGCTGCGCCATCGCGCGAGGTGTTTGAGCAGGTGAAATACGTCACGCCGAATATCTCGGGGCGCATGGATAACCTGCGGGCGGCGATTCTCCGCCCGCAAATCAAGGATTTGCCGCGGCAGTGCCAACGCTGGAACGCGCTATACAAGGTGGTCGAGGAAGGCCTGCGCAACACGCCCGGGCTGGCGATTGTGGAGCGTCCTGAAAAGGAAGGCTATGTCGCGTCCTCGATCCAGTTCCTGTTGCCACATTGGGCGCCTGAGGCGGTTCAGGACTTCCTGAAAGGCTGCGCGGCGCGGGGTGTCGAGCTGAAATGGTTCGGCGGCGCGGAGCCGGTTGGCTTTACCTCGCGCTACGATAGCTGGCGCTATGCGGAAAGTGCGCCGATGCCGCGCACGGATTCGGTTTTGGCGGGGCTGATAGACATGCGTTTACCGCTGACCTTCAGCATTGAAGACTGCGCGTTAATCGCGCGGATTATCCGCGATGAGGCCATGGCGCGACATGCCGCCGCGGCGCAGTAG
- a CDS encoding MmgE/PrpD family protein, with amino-acid sequence MTQTPAPLDFALSLAWDDLPSDCQARARLCLLDLVGIAIGGAQTRLSTIIRDHAHAEFGGNFPMLLDTRSSSASGVALAAGMTIDALDGHDGYNPAKGHIGSPTFAGLWPLAHRHEADGRAFLTALAVGYEFGARVAEAQHATAPDYHTSGSWGAVAVAASGARLAGLSPDQTRHALGIAEYHGPRSQMMRCIDHPTMLKDGSGWGAMCGVSAIDLAARGFTGAPAITVENAPTYWADLGSRWAIMEQYFKPYPVCRWAQPPVEALLTLRRQHGLTSDQVARIEVESFHESTRLATRRPASTEEAQYSTSFPCAVAMVRGGITPADISDDALTDPEILRLSDSMIMREAEVANAAFPNRRLARTTLVLTDGSELQSEWHEPRWDATSPPTDTELRAKFHSIADPAVGTARAAAIENAINALDTTPLSELSRLLSQPINAETTSGSSA; translated from the coding sequence ATGACCCAAACACCCGCACCGCTCGATTTCGCCCTGTCCCTCGCATGGGATGACCTCCCTTCCGACTGCCAAGCGCGGGCGCGTCTGTGCCTGCTCGATCTTGTCGGCATCGCTATCGGCGGCGCGCAAACACGTCTCAGCACCATCATTCGCGACCACGCCCATGCCGAATTTGGCGGCAATTTCCCGATGCTGCTCGATACCCGCAGCTCCAGCGCCTCTGGCGTCGCCTTGGCGGCCGGCATGACGATTGACGCGCTCGACGGCCATGACGGCTACAACCCCGCCAAAGGCCATATCGGTAGCCCAACCTTTGCAGGCCTCTGGCCCCTCGCCCACCGGCACGAAGCGGATGGCCGCGCCTTCCTCACCGCGCTTGCCGTTGGTTACGAATTCGGCGCCCGCGTGGCCGAGGCACAGCACGCCACCGCCCCCGACTATCACACCTCCGGCAGTTGGGGTGCCGTGGCCGTCGCGGCTTCTGGCGCTCGCCTTGCGGGGCTGTCGCCCGATCAAACACGCCACGCCCTCGGCATTGCCGAGTATCACGGCCCGCGCAGTCAAATGATGCGCTGCATTGATCACCCGACCATGCTCAAAGACGGCTCCGGCTGGGGCGCCATGTGCGGCGTCTCCGCCATCGACCTCGCCGCCCGCGGTTTTACCGGCGCACCTGCGATCACTGTTGAGAATGCGCCCACCTACTGGGCGGACCTCGGCAGCCGTTGGGCGATCATGGAGCAGTATTTCAAGCCCTACCCTGTCTGCCGCTGGGCACAGCCGCCTGTTGAGGCGCTTCTCACACTCCGCCGCCAGCATGGTCTGACCTCCGATCAGGTCGCGCGGATCGAGGTCGAAAGTTTTCACGAATCCACCCGCCTCGCGACCCGCCGCCCCGCCTCGACCGAAGAGGCCCAGTATTCGACCTCCTTCCCCTGCGCCGTGGCGATGGTGCGCGGCGGCATCACACCCGCCGACATTTCCGACGATGCGCTGACCGACCCCGAAATCCTGCGCCTGTCCGACAGCATGATCATGCGCGAAGCAGAGGTCGCCAATGCTGCATTCCCCAATCGTCGCCTCGCCCGCACGACCTTGGTGTTGACGGATGGGAGCGAACTGCAAAGTGAGTGGCACGAGCCTCGTTGGGATGCCACGTCGCCGCCAACCGATACCGAATTGCGCGCGAAGTTTCACTCAATCGCAGATCCGGCAGTAGGAACCGCACGCGCCGCCGCAATCGAAAACGCGATCAACGCACTGGATACCACGCCCCTCTCGGAACTCTCGCGCCTACTGTCTCAGCCAATCAACGCCGAAACCACATCCGGCAGTTCCGCGTAA